CCCGGCTGGTGGATATGGATGTGGTCAATCTGTCCGTGACTGATGCCGGGGTGGGGTTGTGCGTCTTGTTTGTGCGGCAGGGCCGTCTTTTGGACCGCAAAACCTTTTTTTTCCCGGGCGTGGACGCCGGAGAGGCGGTTTCGGCGGCGCTGACGGCGCTTTTGCAGTTTTATCGGCCGGAAAGCTTCATCCCGCCCCGAATCGTGGTCCCGGAGGGCCTGGCTCCGGGCGACGGCGAAGGTGAAGCAGCCGGCGACGGGCAGGCCCTGGCCGAAATTCTCGAAGAGCGTCGGGGCATGGCCCTTCGCCTGGGTCCGGCCCGTGGCCGCGAGGAGCGACAACTTCTGGAGATGGCCGGGGTCAATGCCGCCCGGGCCGCCGAGGAAGCGGCCAAGGCGGCCGAGAGCGATGTTTTGCCGACATTGGCCCGGGCTTTCGGATTATCCGGTCTGTCGCGGCTGGAGGCCGTCGACGTGTCGCATCTGGGCGGCAAGGGCGTGCGGGTGGGACTGGTGGTTTTTGAGGACGGCGCGGCGAAAAAAAGCGACTACCGAACCTATGCTTTTGCTGAGGCCGAAGGGACGTCGGACGACTATCTGACCCTGGCCGCCTTTGCCGCCAAACGGGCGGCCGCCGGGCCGCCCTGGCCCGATCTGCTGCTGATTGACGGCGGCAAAGGGCAGCTTGCGGCTGTTGGCCGGGCCTTGGATGAGGCCGGCGTCGGCGGGGCTTTCGCCATCGCCTCCATTGCCAAAGGCGACCGCCGTTCCCAAAATGAAATGGATGACGTGATATTTGTGCCGGGCCGCAAAAATCCCCTGGCCTTGCGCTCGGGATCGCCGGAGTTGTTGTTTTTGCAGCGGGTGCGCGACACGGTCCACGACTATTCCATCGGCCGCCAGCGCCAAGCCCGAAACAAGGCGGGCCTTAGCAGCGATGTGCTGGCTCTGCCCGGGGTGGGACCGAAGACGGCGAAGCTTCTCTGGGACGCCTTCGGATCAGTGGCGGCCATGCGGGCGGCGTCGCTGGAGGATATCCGATCCAGGACCGGACTTGGTCCCGGGCGGGCAACTGCGGTCCAGGCAGCCCTGGCCAGTCTTGCCCATTGATTTTTCCGAATTTGTCAGGAAGTATAACCGATCTTTTTGGAGTGGAGTCCCCATGCCCTTGCAGCAATTCCTGACCCTGGCCCAAGGCATCGAACCCGAGCACCGCTACCGCACGGTGTACGACACGGATTTTTCCGTGCTCGTGCCCGGCAAGGAAATCATCGACCCGGACACGCTGGCCGCGTTTTCCCGCATCGACTTCGCCGGCCGCACGGTGGTGGACCTTGGCTGCAACTTCGGTTTCTTCACCTTCCAGGCTCGGCGACTGGGCGCGGCCGAAGTCGTAGGGGTGGACCGCGAGTCGCGGGTCCTCGATGGCTGCGAACTGCTGCGGCGTCATTTTGACGCCGATGGGGTGGCCTTTGCCTGCCACGACATTGACGACCCGGCCTGCACGTTGCTCACGCGCCGGTTTGATATTGCCATGCTCGTGGAGTTTATCGGCAAATCATTTATTCTGGAAAATCGGGTGGGGCCGGCCCTGGCGTTTCTGGAAAGACTGTCCGACCGGGAACTGATTGTGTCGGTGCAAAAGATTTACTGGATCAGGAAGGAACTCGGCGCCACGCCAGAGCAGCTTCGAGCGCTGTATCCGGCCAAATATGTCGTTGGCGGCGATTTTCTGCTGCTCGACTATGTCCGCGACGCCCTGGCCCCGCGCTGGCGTATGGAGCCGTTGTCTCCCATGGTTGAGGGTTACGAAAAACCCCGAAAATTCCTGCGCTTCGTGCCGGCCTGACAGCCATGGCCGATCCCACCAAGCGCGCCGATATCCGGCCCGGGCTGGCCGTGGCCATTGTCCTTAAAAAAGACCAACGCACCGGAGTCCTCACCCGGGGTGTGGTCAAGGACC
The sequence above is drawn from the Desulfovibrio sp. TomC genome and encodes:
- the uvrC gene encoding excinuclease ABC subunit UvrC encodes the protein MFIFDLKNFPTSPGVYLMKGSRGKILYVGKAKNLRARLSSYFRNDASHTPKTTALVARIEGVDVLMTASEKEALLLESSLIKKHRPRYNVVLKDDKNYILFKLDKRSAYPRLAFTRRVERDGAAYFGPFTSASAARATWKELGRIFPLRKCGDRALANRVRPCLYHFIGQCLAPCVLPVDGGEYAALVRRVEAFLTGRSGEVLKAVQREMEQAAEELAFEKAAGLRDLLRAMRKTVEGQATVLTRLVDMDVVNLSVTDAGVGLCVLFVRQGRLLDRKTFFFPGVDAGEAVSAALTALLQFYRPESFIPPRIVVPEGLAPGDGEGEAAGDGQALAEILEERRGMALRLGPARGREERQLLEMAGVNAARAAEEAAKAAESDVLPTLARAFGLSGLSRLEAVDVSHLGGKGVRVGLVVFEDGAAKKSDYRTYAFAEAEGTSDDYLTLAAFAAKRAAAGPPWPDLLLIDGGKGQLAAVGRALDEAGVGGAFAIASIAKGDRRSQNEMDDVIFVPGRKNPLALRSGSPELLFLQRVRDTVHDYSIGRQRQARNKAGLSSDVLALPGVGPKTAKLLWDAFGSVAAMRAASLEDIRSRTGLGPGRATAVQAALASLAH
- a CDS encoding class I SAM-dependent methyltransferase → MPLQQFLTLAQGIEPEHRYRTVYDTDFSVLVPGKEIIDPDTLAAFSRIDFAGRTVVDLGCNFGFFTFQARRLGAAEVVGVDRESRVLDGCELLRRHFDADGVAFACHDIDDPACTLLTRRFDIAMLVEFIGKSFILENRVGPALAFLERLSDRELIVSVQKIYWIRKELGATPEQLRALYPAKYVVGGDFLLLDYVRDALAPRWRMEPLSPMVEGYEKPRKFLRFVPA
- a CDS encoding YwbE family protein, encoding MADPTKRADIRPGLAVAIVLKKDQRTGVLTRGVVKDLLTKAPVHTRGIKVRLTDGQVGRVHQILD